Proteins from a single region of Kwoniella newhampshirensis strain CBS 13917 chromosome 10 map unlocalized Ctg15, whole genome shotgun sequence:
- a CDS encoding V-type ATPase, F subunit, which yields MAATTTNPKDRTLLAVIGDEDSVTGLLLAGIGHIDQNQKKNFLIVDAKTQTGVIESAFQDFTERKDVAILLINQHVAERIRPTVDRYQAAFPALLEIPSKEHPYDPAKDSVLKRVQKLRGD from the exons ATGGCTGCTACGACCACCAACCCGAAGGACAGAACACTGCTTGCTGTAATTGGTGACGAG GACTCTGTCACCGGTCTACTACTTGCTGGTATTGGTCACATCGACCAgaatcagaagaagaacttTCTCATCGTTGATGCTA AAACCCAAACTGGCGTTATCGAGTCTGCTTTTCAGGACTTTACAGAAAGGAAGGACGTCGCTATCTTATTGATCAATCAGCAT GTTGCTGAGCGGATAAGACCAACGGTCGACAGATACCAGGCTGCTTTTCCGGCTCTATTAGAGATCCCAAGTAAGGAGCATCCGTATG ACCCCGCAAAAGATTCGGTGCTCAAGCGTGTGCAAAAGCTAAGAGGAGATTAG
- a CDS encoding histone deacetylase RPD3: MEPILGESKRRVCYFFDSDIGNYHYGPGHPMKPTRIRMCHSLVMNYGLYKKMEIFRAKPATKREMSQFHTDEYVDFLHRINPDNAAQFAKEQVKYNVGDDCPIFDGLFEYCSISAGGSMEGAARLSRDKCDIAVNWAGGLHHAKKAEASGFCYVNDIVLGILELLRYHQRVLYIDIDVHHGDGVEEAFYTTDRVMTCSIHKYGEFFPGTGEVRDNGIGKGKGYAINVPLRDGISDENYKSIFQPVIKRVIEWYQPGAIVLQCGSDSLSGDRLGSFNLSMRGHAACVQFVKSFNLPLLLLGGGGYTVKSVSRTWAYETGLAAGVELGRSIPNNEYWEYYGPNYELDVRASNMTDHNTPEYIQKVKEAVFEVLRDKNAAPSVPLQDVPKLAHDDEDDNELEDEESKEVRRPLRLWDKEKQHETSLSDSEDEGTGGRKHRQNHKESPPSGVTMKKRRSQTPTLQGIAAALAVNGNGAETSAEAPVASTSALTQAPAASHVSLTPAPAPTEAIGSGTPMDIETWASTVAPGAGTTEAEDVEMEEPATQVTVAPVVFETGKGDEPVSMTIGGTEDVDAQPPQTPITEGTETKMNDIPGFGGAGAGDVVAEGA, encoded by the exons ATGGAACCCATCCTGGGAGAGAGTAAGCggagagtg TGTTACTTCTTCGATTCGGACATTGGAAACTATCACTATGGTCCTG GTCACCCCATGAAGCCTACTAGAATAAGAATGTGTCATTCCCTCGTCATGAATTACGGTCTGTacaagaagatggagatctTC AGAGCAAAACCAGCTACAAAACGAGAAATGTCCCAATTCCATACCGACGAATATGtcgacttcctccatcGCATCAACCCTGACAACGCAGCTCAATTCGCCAAAGAACAAGTCAAGT ATAATGTCGGTGACGATTGTCCCATCTTCGACGGACTGTTCGAATATTGCTCGATATCAGCGGGCGGGTCTATGG AGGGAGCGGCACGACTGTCAAGAGACAAATGTGACATCGCAGTGAATTGGGCTGGAGGTCTGCATCATGCTAAGAAGGCGGAAGCTAGTGGTTTCTGTTATGTCAACG ATATCGTGCTTGGTATTTTGGAGCTCTTGAG ATATCACCAACGGGTTCTGTATATTGATATTGACGTCCACCATGGAGACGGAGTTGAGGAGGCTTTCTACACCACAGACAGAGTGATGACTTGTAGTATACACAAGTACGGAGAGTTCTTCCCGGGGACTGGTGAAGTTAGAGACAACGGAATTggaaaagggaaagg ATATGCAATCAACGTTCCCTTACGAGATGGAATCAGTGATGAGAATTACAAAAGCATATTCCAACCG GTGATCAAACGGGTGATCGAATGGTATCAACCGGGTGCGATCGTCCTTCAATGTGGTTCCGACTCTCTATCAGGCGATCGACTTGGATCTTTCAACCTGTCCATGCGTGGACATGCTGCATGTGTTCAGTTTGTCAAATCATTCAATCTGCCCTTGTTGTTGCTAGGCGGAGGAGGGTATACTGTCAAGTCGGTGTCGAGGACATGGGCATACGAGACTGGTCTTGCGGCGGGAGTGGAATTGGGTCGCT CTATACCAAATAACGAGTACTGGGAATATTACGGCCCGAATTATGAGCTCGATGTGCGAGCATCGAATATGACGGACCACAACACCCCAGAATATATacagaaggtgaaggaggcAGTCTTTGAGGTACTGCGAGATAAGAATGCAGCACCCAGTGTGCCTTTACAGG ACGTACCAAAGTTGGCacacgatgatgaggatgataaCGAAttggaggacgaggagagcaaAGAAGTTCGCAGACCAT TACGACTGTGGGACAAAGAGAAGCAGCATGAAACATCACTCTCAGATtcagaggacgagggtACCGGAGGCCGAAAACATCGACAAAACCACAAAGAATCGCCGCCAAGTGGAGTCACtatgaagaagagacgtTCGCAAACTCCCACATTGCAGGGTATCGCGGCAGCTCTGGCTGTCAATGGAAATGGAGCTGAGACTAGCGCAGAAGCACCCGTTGCGTCGACATCTGCCTTGACACAGGCTCCGGCAGCATCGCACGTATCCCTGACCCCAGCACCGGCTCCGACAGAAGCGATTGGATCAGGAACACCGATGGATATCGAGACTTGGGCTTCGACGGTCGCGCCCGGAGCTGGAACTACGGAAGCagaggatgtcgagatggaagaaccGGCAACGCAGGTGACTGTCGCCCCAGTGGTGTTTGAGACAGGGAAAGGGGACGAGCCAGTGTCCATGACGATAGGAGGGACagaagatgtcgatgccCAACCACCACAAACGCCAATAACAGAAGGAACGGAAACTAAGATGAATGATATTCCTGGGTTCGGAGGTGCTGGAGCGGGAGACGTCGTTGCTGAAGGAGCCTGA
- a CDS encoding casein kinase II subunit alpha, with the protein MSGRSVARVYANVNEKLGRSWWDYDNLVVQWGIQDNYEIVRKVGRGKYSEVFQSVHLPTNQKCIVKVLKPVKKKKIKREIKILQNLAGGPNVVALLDVVRDNQSKTPSIVTEYVNNTEFKTLYPKFTDFDVRYYVFELLKALDFCHSKGIMHRDVKPHNVMIDHEKKTLRLIDWGLAEFYHPGTEYNVRVASRYFKGPELLVDFQEYDYSLDMWSLGCMYASMIFRKEPFFHGHDNADQLVKIAKVLGTDELFAYLERYEIDLDAQYDDILGRYPRKPWSRFITSENQRYISNEAIDFLDKLLRYDHQERLTAAEGQEHAYFAPVREAAARK; encoded by the exons ATGAGCGGGAGAAGTGTT GCTAGAGTATACGCCAACGTCAACGAGAAGCTGGGCAGATCATGGTGGGAttatg ACAACCTGGTGGTACAATGGGGTATCCAGGACAACTACGAGATTGTTCGAAAGGTTGGACGAGGGAAGTACTCTGAG GTTTTCCAATCAGTCCACCTCCCGACGAACCAAAAATGCATTGTCAAGGTGCTCAAACCAGtaaagaagaagaagatcaaacGCGAAATCAAGATCCTCCAGAACCTCGCTGGGGGACCCAACGTCGTCGCTCTGCTGGATGTTGTCAGAGACAACCAATCCAAAACCCCTTCCATCGTCACCGAATATGTCAAT AATACAGAATTCAAGACCCTCTATCCTAAATTCACCGATTTCGACGTCCGATACTACGTCTTCGAGCTGCTCAAAGCTCTCGACTTCTGCCACTCAAAGGGTATCATGCACAGGGATGTCAAGCCGCATAACGTTATGATCGATcacgagaagaagacg TTACGGCTCATCGATTGGGGATTGGCAGAGTTCTACCACCCAGGGACAGAATACAACGTCCGAGTCGCATCTAGATACTTCAAAGGTCCCGAATTGCTCGTCGACTTCCAGGAATACGATTACAGTCTGGACATGTGGAGTTTGGGGTGTATGTACGCCAGTATG ATCTTCCGAAAAGAACCATTCTTTCATGGTCATGATAATGCGGATCAGTTGGTGAAGATTGCAAAGGTGTTGGGTACGGATGAGTTATTTGCATA CCTCGAACGATACGAAATCGACCTAGACGCCCAATATGACGATATACTAGGCCGGTACCCTCGCAAGCCATGGTCAAGATTCATCACCTCTGAGAACCAGCGATATATCTCGAATGAAGCGATTGATTTCCTCGACAAGCTATTGAGATACGACCACCAGGAGAGATTAACGGCAGCAGAAGGACAGGAGCATGCTTATTTCG CACCTGTGAGAGAAGCGGCGGCGAGGAAGTAG